Proteins co-encoded in one Lates calcarifer isolate ASB-BC8 linkage group LG17, TLL_Latcal_v3, whole genome shotgun sequence genomic window:
- the jade3 gene encoding protein Jade-3 isoform X1 — translation MKRLRSSSSSDSSSDNESPSTSFCSSNKYGSKPGTPASNPKKPAEVFRKDLISAMKLPDSHHVSPEDYYLLADTWKQEWEKGVQVPASPDTIPEPSVRIIAEKPKEVLYSHQKKYIQCSSQESTEPGYVNIKELAEAMCRYDLDDTDLYWLHALNRELDRMGEEPIDELTMERAMEALERQCHDNMNHAIETVEGLGIEYDEDVICDVCRSPDSEEGNDMVFCDKCNICVHQACYGIVKVPVGNWLCRTCVLGIDPQCLLCPQKGGAMKATRAGTKWAHVSCALWIPEVSIACPERMEPITKVSHIPPSRWSLICSLCKLKTGACIQCSVKNCTTPFHVTCAFEHSLEMKTILDEGDEVKFKSYCLKHSKSKSGEASLSPARSKPPGEAGKVGQRAQRLQELEEEFYTLIQLGELAQDLGLSERLADFIYQYWKLKRKSNFNKALLPPKEEEENLVLQPQEDSIHTRMRMFMHLRQDLERVRNLCYMVSRREKLKLLQSKAQEQMFNLHVKLMNQELSSGLPASFPVENMLFRPPPRITLKLKMPKASSLGNGNPSSKSGNGPLCPDNSGNVTEHLGEGLGQGKPQLHGRGRRDERSNGRLTSSSHSNSPMPPVKPTGKPLALHAALHGHSSNSNGKLDQDRACVAKSNGLLDKFVAQRDSSCQTPSNQDASNEALDKSSFRKSAMEHFGRSFKEATINLVRTTEDLRASDKLSRKGSAKERLWAKPVPEHKVKGVRSYQDSDGYCPDLELSDSEPEAKGRHGRQAGLPQPDAPKKGVSRGKQSLGSRHPMQR, via the exons ATGAAACGTCTCAGGTCCTcaagcagcagtgacagcagttCTGACAATGAGA GTCCCTCAAcctccttctgctcctccaACAAGTATGGCAGTAAACCTGGAACCCCAGCCTCCAACCCAAAGAAACCGGCTGAA GTGTTCAGAAAAGACCTGATCAGTGCCATGAAGCTGCCAGACTCTCACCATGTCTCCCCAGAGGACTACTACCTGTTGGCAGACACCTGGAAGCAGGAATGGGAGAAGGGGGTTCAGGTGCCAGCAAGTCCAGACACCATTCCAGAGCCGTCAGTCAG AATTATTGCGGAGAAGCCCAAGGAAGTCCTTTACTCCCACCAGAAGAAGTACATCCAGTGCTCCTCCCAGGAGTCAACTGAACCAGGTTATGTCAACATCAAAGAGCTGGCAGAGGCCATGTGTCGCTATGATCTGGACGACACGGACCTCTACTGGCTGCACGCGCTCAACCGAGAGCTCGACCGCATGG GGGAGGAGCCCATAGACGAGCTAACGATGGAGCGCGCCATGGAGGCCCTGGAGAGGCAGTGCCATGACAACATGAACCACGCCATCGAGACGGTGGAGGGTCTTGGGATCGAGTATGACGAGGATGTTATCTGCGATGTGTGCCGCTCCCCTGACAGCGAAGAAGGGAATGACATGGTGTTCTGTGACAAGTGCAACATCTGTGTGCACCAG GCCTGCTACGGCATAGTCAAAGTGCCTGTTGGAAACTGGCTGTGCAGGACGTGTGTCCTCGGCATCGACCCGCAGTGCCTTCTGTGTCCCCAGAAGGGCGGTGCCATGAAGGCCACACGTGCAGGCACCAAGTGGGCACATGTAAGCTGTGCCCTGTGGATACCAGag GTGAGCATCGCTTGTCCCGAGAGGATGGAGCCCATCACCAAAGTCTCCCACATCCCACCCAGCCGCTGGTCTCTCATCTGCAGTCTGTGTAAACTGAAGACAGGTGCATGTATCCAG TGCTCTGTAAAGAACTGCACCACTCCTTTCCATGTGACATGTGCCTTTGAGCACAGCCTGGAGATGAAGACCATCTTGGATGAAGGGGATGAAGTGAAGTTCAAGTCTTATTGCCTCAAGCACAGCAAATCTAAATCTGGGGAGGCCAGCCTGAGCCCTGCTCGCTCTAAACCACCCGGCGAGGCGGGCAAGGTGGGCCAGCGGGCACAGAGactgcaggagctggaggaggagttCTACACTCTAATCCAGCTGGGTGAGCTGGCCCAGGACCTCGGGCTGTCAGAGCGCCTGGCCGACTTTATCTATCAGTACTGGAAGCTGAAGAGGAAAAGTAACTTTAACAAAGCTCTGCTGCCCCctaaagaggaggaggagaacctGGTGCTGCAGCCTCAGGAGGACAGCATCCACACACGCATGCGGATGTTCATGCACCTGCGGCAGGATTTGGAGAGG GTAAGGAATTTGTGTTACATGGTGAGTCGGCGGGAGAAGCTGAAGCTGTTGCAGAGTAAAGCCCAGGAGCAGATGTTCAACTTGCATGTGAAACTCATGAACCAGGAGCTGTCGTCTG GTCTTCCTGCTTCATTTCCAGTGGAGAATATGCTGTTTCGTCCTCCTCCACGGATAACTCTAAAGCTGAAGATGCCCAAAGCCTCAAGTCTTGGAAATGGAAATCCCAGTTCCAAATCTGGTAACGGGCCGCTCTGTCCGGACAACAGTGGGAATGTTACTGAGCATTTAGGTGAAGGGCTGGGACAGGGGAAGCCTCAGCTGCACGGTCGTGGTCGGAGAGACGAGCGCTCCAATGGCCGACTGACTTCCTCAAGCCACTCGAACAGTCCAATGCCACCTGTTAAACCAACCGGCAAACCTCTAGCCCTGCATGCTGCGCTCCACGGCCACTCCTCCAACAGCAATGGCAAACTGGACCAAGACCGAGCATGCGTGGCCAAATCCAACGGTCTCTTAGATAAGTTTGTGGCTCAGAGGGACAGTTCTTGCCAGACACCCAGCAACCAGGACGCTTCAAATGAGGCTTTAGACAAGAGCAGCTTTCGTAAGTCTGCCATGGAGCACTTTGGCAGGTCATTCAAAGAGGCAACCATTAACTTGGTACGGACCACAGAGGACCTGCGGGCCTCTGACAAACTGTCCCGTAAGGGCTCAGCCAAGGAGAGACTATGGGCTAAACCCGTGCCTGAACACAAAGTGAAAGGTGTGCGGTCGTACCAGGACAGTGACGGATACTGTCCCGACCTGGAGCTAAGTGACTCAGAGCCAGAGGCCAAAGGGAGGCACGGGCGGCAGGCTGGGCTGCCGCAGCCAGACGCTCCAAAGAAAGGTGTCAGTCGTGGGAAACAGTCGCTGGGCTCCAGACACCCCATGCAAAGGtga
- the jade3 gene encoding protein Jade-3 isoform X2, with protein MKRLRSSSSSDSSSDNESPSTSFCSSNKYGSKPGTPASNPKKPAEVFRKDLISAMKLPDSHHVSPEDYYLLADTWKQEWEKGVQVPASPDTIPEPSVRIIAEKPKEVLYSHQKKYIQCSSQESTEPGYVNIKELAEAMCRYDLDDTDLYWLHALNRELDRMGEEPIDELTMERAMEALERQCHDNMNHAIETVEGLGIEYDEDVICDVCRSPDSEEGNDMVFCDKCNICVHQACYGIVKVPVGNWLCRTCVLGIDPQCLLCPQKGGAMKATRAGTKWAHVSCALWIPEVSIACPERMEPITKVSHIPPSRWSLICSLCKLKTGACIQCSVKNCTTPFHVTCAFEHSLEMKTILDEGDEVKFKSYCLKHSKSKSGEASLSPARSKPPGEAGKVGQRAQRLQELEEEFYTLIQLGELAQDLGLSERLADFIYQYWKLKRKSNFNKALLPPKEEEENLVLQPQEDSIHTRMRMFMHLRQDLERVRNLCYMVSRREKLKLLQSKAQEQMFNLHVKLMNQELSSVENMLFRPPPRITLKLKMPKASSLGNGNPSSKSGNGPLCPDNSGNVTEHLGEGLGQGKPQLHGRGRRDERSNGRLTSSSHSNSPMPPVKPTGKPLALHAALHGHSSNSNGKLDQDRACVAKSNGLLDKFVAQRDSSCQTPSNQDASNEALDKSSFRKSAMEHFGRSFKEATINLVRTTEDLRASDKLSRKGSAKERLWAKPVPEHKVKGVRSYQDSDGYCPDLELSDSEPEAKGRHGRQAGLPQPDAPKKGVSRGKQSLGSRHPMQR; from the exons ATGAAACGTCTCAGGTCCTcaagcagcagtgacagcagttCTGACAATGAGA GTCCCTCAAcctccttctgctcctccaACAAGTATGGCAGTAAACCTGGAACCCCAGCCTCCAACCCAAAGAAACCGGCTGAA GTGTTCAGAAAAGACCTGATCAGTGCCATGAAGCTGCCAGACTCTCACCATGTCTCCCCAGAGGACTACTACCTGTTGGCAGACACCTGGAAGCAGGAATGGGAGAAGGGGGTTCAGGTGCCAGCAAGTCCAGACACCATTCCAGAGCCGTCAGTCAG AATTATTGCGGAGAAGCCCAAGGAAGTCCTTTACTCCCACCAGAAGAAGTACATCCAGTGCTCCTCCCAGGAGTCAACTGAACCAGGTTATGTCAACATCAAAGAGCTGGCAGAGGCCATGTGTCGCTATGATCTGGACGACACGGACCTCTACTGGCTGCACGCGCTCAACCGAGAGCTCGACCGCATGG GGGAGGAGCCCATAGACGAGCTAACGATGGAGCGCGCCATGGAGGCCCTGGAGAGGCAGTGCCATGACAACATGAACCACGCCATCGAGACGGTGGAGGGTCTTGGGATCGAGTATGACGAGGATGTTATCTGCGATGTGTGCCGCTCCCCTGACAGCGAAGAAGGGAATGACATGGTGTTCTGTGACAAGTGCAACATCTGTGTGCACCAG GCCTGCTACGGCATAGTCAAAGTGCCTGTTGGAAACTGGCTGTGCAGGACGTGTGTCCTCGGCATCGACCCGCAGTGCCTTCTGTGTCCCCAGAAGGGCGGTGCCATGAAGGCCACACGTGCAGGCACCAAGTGGGCACATGTAAGCTGTGCCCTGTGGATACCAGag GTGAGCATCGCTTGTCCCGAGAGGATGGAGCCCATCACCAAAGTCTCCCACATCCCACCCAGCCGCTGGTCTCTCATCTGCAGTCTGTGTAAACTGAAGACAGGTGCATGTATCCAG TGCTCTGTAAAGAACTGCACCACTCCTTTCCATGTGACATGTGCCTTTGAGCACAGCCTGGAGATGAAGACCATCTTGGATGAAGGGGATGAAGTGAAGTTCAAGTCTTATTGCCTCAAGCACAGCAAATCTAAATCTGGGGAGGCCAGCCTGAGCCCTGCTCGCTCTAAACCACCCGGCGAGGCGGGCAAGGTGGGCCAGCGGGCACAGAGactgcaggagctggaggaggagttCTACACTCTAATCCAGCTGGGTGAGCTGGCCCAGGACCTCGGGCTGTCAGAGCGCCTGGCCGACTTTATCTATCAGTACTGGAAGCTGAAGAGGAAAAGTAACTTTAACAAAGCTCTGCTGCCCCctaaagaggaggaggagaacctGGTGCTGCAGCCTCAGGAGGACAGCATCCACACACGCATGCGGATGTTCATGCACCTGCGGCAGGATTTGGAGAGG GTAAGGAATTTGTGTTACATGGTGAGTCGGCGGGAGAAGCTGAAGCTGTTGCAGAGTAAAGCCCAGGAGCAGATGTTCAACTTGCATGTGAAACTCATGAACCAGGAGCTGTCGTCTG TGGAGAATATGCTGTTTCGTCCTCCTCCACGGATAACTCTAAAGCTGAAGATGCCCAAAGCCTCAAGTCTTGGAAATGGAAATCCCAGTTCCAAATCTGGTAACGGGCCGCTCTGTCCGGACAACAGTGGGAATGTTACTGAGCATTTAGGTGAAGGGCTGGGACAGGGGAAGCCTCAGCTGCACGGTCGTGGTCGGAGAGACGAGCGCTCCAATGGCCGACTGACTTCCTCAAGCCACTCGAACAGTCCAATGCCACCTGTTAAACCAACCGGCAAACCTCTAGCCCTGCATGCTGCGCTCCACGGCCACTCCTCCAACAGCAATGGCAAACTGGACCAAGACCGAGCATGCGTGGCCAAATCCAACGGTCTCTTAGATAAGTTTGTGGCTCAGAGGGACAGTTCTTGCCAGACACCCAGCAACCAGGACGCTTCAAATGAGGCTTTAGACAAGAGCAGCTTTCGTAAGTCTGCCATGGAGCACTTTGGCAGGTCATTCAAAGAGGCAACCATTAACTTGGTACGGACCACAGAGGACCTGCGGGCCTCTGACAAACTGTCCCGTAAGGGCTCAGCCAAGGAGAGACTATGGGCTAAACCCGTGCCTGAACACAAAGTGAAAGGTGTGCGGTCGTACCAGGACAGTGACGGATACTGTCCCGACCTGGAGCTAAGTGACTCAGAGCCAGAGGCCAAAGGGAGGCACGGGCGGCAGGCTGGGCTGCCGCAGCCAGACGCTCCAAAGAAAGGTGTCAGTCGTGGGAAACAGTCGCTGGGCTCCAGACACCCCATGCAAAGGtga
- the plcxd1 gene encoding PI-PLC X domain-containing protein 1, with translation MSSVVVSHLGELSLGELPMESWMSHLPCALWDTPLYHLAIPGSHNAITYCLDMNDRSPVDLTQPDMLQKLDKYMKPLIRPFVYKWAITQEYTIKQQLDCGVRYCDLRIAHRPNDSSTDLYFYHGVYTTLTVETVLMEIREWLDAHPKEVVILSFSHFLGLSQELHMLLLTTIRNVFTSKLCPKMEALTLRRLWAVGYQVIVSYEHNIASCHSDLWPHIPYWWANKCKAEALIEEFEHRKQHGRPGGFFVTGINLTEDLKYICTHPTESLKDLVMSTYPTLLSWVKEQTPGSRVGSLNIIAGDFITESHFIPTVVRLNEKLLKWSS, from the exons ATGTCCTCTGTGGTGGTGTCCCACCTGGGTGAGCTGAGCCTGGGAGAACTACCCATGGAGAGCTGGATGTCTCACTTGCCATGTGCTCTGTGGGACACCCCCCTGTACCACCTGGCCATCCCAG GCAGCCACAATGCAATAACCTACTGTCTGGATATGAATGACAGATCCCCCGTTGACCTCACCCAACCAGACATGCTTCAAAAGCTGGACAAATACATGAAGCCGCTCATTCGTCCCTTTGTGTACAAGTGGGCAATAACCCAG GAGTATACTataaagcagcagctggacTGCGGAGTCAGATACTGTGACCTGAGAATTGCACACAGGCCCAATGACAGCTCCACTGATCTTTATTTCTACCACGGTGTTTACACCACACTCACTGTGGAG ACTGTCCTAATGGAGATAAGAGAGTGGCTGGACGCTCATCCCAAAGAGGTGGTCATTCTCTCCTTCAGTCACTTCCTCGGCCTGAGCCAGGAGCTCCACATGCTGCTGCTCACCACCATACGCAACGTATTCACCTCCAAACTCTGTCCCAAAATG GAAGCGTTAACTCTTCGACGCCTGTGGGCTGTAGGCTACCAAGTGATTGTTTCCTATGAACACAACATTGCCAGCTGTCACAGCGACCTGTGGCCTCATATTCCTTACTGGTGGGCCAATAAATGCAAAGCTGAGGCTCTTATCGAGGAGTTTGAACACAGGAAGCAACATGGCAGACCAG gagGTTTCTTCGTCACAGGAATTAATTTGACCGAGGACCTGaaatacatatgcacacacccGACAGAGTCCCTGAAGGACTTGGTGATGTCCACGTATCCGACTCTGCTCAGCTGGGTCAAAGAGCAGACTCCCGGCTCCAGAGTTGGCTCTCTCAACATCATTGCTGGAGATTTTATCACAGAGAGCCACTTCATACCAACTGTTGTTAGACTGAATGAGAAACTACTGAAATGGTCCTCATGA
- the si:dkey-66a8.7 gene encoding PI-PLC X domain-containing protein 1, with amino-acid sequence MDLSCQDWMAALPEELWDIPLTDLAIPGSHDAMSYCLDINSPLVRSESDFFRLLDRLFFCFTRPAIFKWATTQDKSIEEQLSMGIRFFDLRIAHKPNDPSSDLYFTHVIYTHLTVLETLLSVATWLESHPKEIVILACSHFEGMDDRCHESFIYSLKKLFGSKLCPRKESALTLRSLWASGYQVVLSYESQTAARHRELWPDIPYWWANQHTAEGVISHLDWNKDLGRPEGFFVAGLNLTADRYYITTNPKQSLRTLTFSNWECLKNWLEEQTPGSDPRSLNIIAGDFVGPLPLCSLVIALNQKLIRKNASQIKKHYKL; translated from the exons ATGGATCTCAGCTGTCAGGACTGGATGGCAGCGTTACCCGAGGAGCTGTGGGACATTCCTCTGACAGACCTGGCCATACCTG GAAGCCATGATGCCATGAGTTACTGCCTGGACATTAACTCCCCCCTGGTCAGGTCTGAGTCAGACTTTTTCCGGCTCCTAGACAGACTTTTCTTCTGCTTTACAAGACCTGCCATTTTTAAATGGGCCACCACACAG GATAAAAGCATCGAGGAGCAGCTTTCGATGGGGATTCGATTTTTTGATCTCCGCATTGCACACAAACCCAACGATCCATCCAGTGACCTGTATTTCACACACgtcatttacacacatttaacagtttTG GAAACGCTGTTGTCTGTGGCCACCTGGCTGGAGTCTCATCCTAAGGAGATTGTTATCCTCGCCTGCAGCCATTTTGAGGGAATGGACGACAGATGCCACGAATCTTTCATTTACTCCCTGAAGAAGCTGTTTGGCTCAAAACTCTGCCCCAGGAAG GAATCAGCCCTGACCTTGCGGAGTCTGTGGGCATCTGGTTACCAGGTCGTCCTGTCCTATGAGTCCCAGACTGCAGCGAGACATCGGGAGCTGTGGCCTGACATCCCGTACTGGTGGGCCAACCAGCACACAGCAGAAGGAGTGATCAGTCACCTGGACTGGAACAAAGACCTGGGGCGACCAG AGGGCTTCTTCGTCGCCGGCCTGAACCTGACAGCTGATAGGTATTACATCACCACAAACCCAAAGCAATCCCTGCGGACGCTGACTTTCAGTAACTGGGAGTGTTTGAAGAACTGGCTGGAGGAGCAGACCCCTGGGTCGGACCCCAGGAGCCTCAACATCATCGCAGGAGACTTTGTGGGGCCGCTTCCGCTCTGCTCTCTGGTCATCGCACTGAACCAAAAACTTATACGGAAAAATGCCAGTCagataaaaaaacattataagCTGTGA